One window from the genome of Hippocampus zosterae strain Florida chromosome 7, ASM2543408v3, whole genome shotgun sequence encodes:
- the LOC127603872 gene encoding uncharacterized protein LOC127603872 isoform X2 encodes MGAKCHAGQYWDSLIKKCLHCNVMCQQPLVITKCTKYCAPVTPKKLPVQVTSQPRNASGVSVQTALEDPSILLYAFLALCMVLLVSSLCLALVIFLRRRSETNADQAVVKQGQGSAQQRGQLSSKVKDLMAHARGATEPSDESSPTETCVCVHCYPDPITVGSNNRAPTRAPMAYDQQAVLHHALKQNRYSPWTRIVSHTSALEVHDESMVG; translated from the exons ATGGGCGCCAAGTGCCATGCGGGCCAGTACTGGGacagtttgattaaaaaatgccTGCATTGCAACGTGATGTGCCAGCAGCCTCTGGTCATCACCAAATGCACCAAATACTGCG CTCCTGTGACTCCTAAGAAGCTCCCGGTTCAAGTGACCTCACAGCCTCGAAACGCCAGTGGGGTCTCCGTACAGACAGCCTTGGAAGACCCCTCCATCCTCCTCTATGCTTTCCTGGCCCTCTGTATGGTTCTGCTGGTGTCCAGCCTGTGTCTTGCCTTGGTGATATTCCTGAGAAGAAGATCTGAAACCAACGCCGACCAAGCGGTCGTCAAGCAGGGCCAGGGAAGTGCTCAACAAAGAGGCCAGCTGAGTTCAAAGGTCAAAG ATCTCATGGCACATGCAAGAGGTGCTACTGAGCCGTCAGATGAGTCCAGCCCCACTGAGACCTGCGTGTGCGTCCACTGCTACCCTGATCCCATCACGGTGGGCAGCAACAATAGGGCACCTACCAGAGCACCAATGGCGTACGACCAACAAGCTGTGCTACACCATGCCCTGAAGCAAAATCGGTATTCCCCTTGGACACGGATCGTATCTCACACCTCCGCATTGGAGGTACATGATGAGTCAATGGTGGGATAA
- the LOC127603872 gene encoding tumor necrosis factor receptor superfamily member 13B isoform X1 has protein sequence MGAKCHAGQYWDSLIKKCLHCNVMCQQPLVITKCTKYCVLANCKTLPGHYYDGLLMKCVKCGDVCGRHPAECFLHCHAPVTPKKLPVQVTSQPRNASGVSVQTALEDPSILLYAFLALCMVLLVSSLCLALVIFLRRRSETNADQAVVKQGQGSAQQRGQLSSKVKDLMAHARGATEPSDESSPTETCVCVHCYPDPITVGSNNRAPTRAPMAYDQQAVLHHALKQNRYSPWTRIVSHTSALEVHDESMVG, from the exons ATGGGCGCCAAGTGCCATGCGGGCCAGTACTGGGacagtttgattaaaaaatgccTGCATTGCAACGTGATGTGCCAGCAGCCTCTGGTCATCACCAAATGCACCAAATACTGCG TGTTAGCCAATTGTAAAACGCTGCCTGGCCACTACTATGATGGGCTTCTGATGAAGTGCGTCAAGTGTGGTGATGTTTGTGGGAGACATCCAGCAGAGTGCTTCCTGCACTGTCACG CTCCTGTGACTCCTAAGAAGCTCCCGGTTCAAGTGACCTCACAGCCTCGAAACGCCAGTGGGGTCTCCGTACAGACAGCCTTGGAAGACCCCTCCATCCTCCTCTATGCTTTCCTGGCCCTCTGTATGGTTCTGCTGGTGTCCAGCCTGTGTCTTGCCTTGGTGATATTCCTGAGAAGAAGATCTGAAACCAACGCCGACCAAGCGGTCGTCAAGCAGGGCCAGGGAAGTGCTCAACAAAGAGGCCAGCTGAGTTCAAAGGTCAAAG ATCTCATGGCACATGCAAGAGGTGCTACTGAGCCGTCAGATGAGTCCAGCCCCACTGAGACCTGCGTGTGCGTCCACTGCTACCCTGATCCCATCACGGTGGGCAGCAACAATAGGGCACCTACCAGAGCACCAATGGCGTACGACCAACAAGCTGTGCTACACCATGCCCTGAAGCAAAATCGGTATTCCCCTTGGACACGGATCGTATCTCACACCTCCGCATTGGAGGTACATGATGAGTCAATGGTGGGATAA